One window of Aspergillus oryzae RIB40 DNA, chromosome 3 genomic DNA carries:
- a CDS encoding alkaline phosphatase (alkaline phosphatase) — translation MHIRTAITAGAALVQTAVAASVQAKNVIYIVPDGYGPASQNMARDLMSLVDSGTTGSNPKIDELPVDDLAIGRVRTHSANNMITDSAASGTAYAAGHKSYNGAISVTPDGQPVGSILEAAKLGGMKTGLVSTTYISDATPGVYAAHAANRGSMPLIAEQQLGYSHPLGLMVDLLLGGGRCNFSPNSTEGSCRTDDFDLLTYAEEQGFTVATSREEFNALGKGQGQADLPFLGLFSDGNMRYEMDRRVIQDEPSLLEMAETAVNALHRATRRRNKGFFLMIEAARIDHAGHDNDPANHAFETVMYNNVVAWVRDWIDQHPDTIMLSAADHETGGLTLNGYDPLPLRNATHSRAYLQSVWDNDRPADVDERDFLVSEILPAYGLENVEDADIQTILDADSIGAGIAALMSSRAGVDWSTGGHTSVDVTLHGYAAGRKRQALKADLAGGWDNTELPRYIEEVLGLDMDAVTERLRKAAEEDSSWLGPRELARRDLGGCDHYH, via the exons ATGCATATCCGCACTGCCATCACTGCGGGCGCAGCCCTTGTCCAGACTGCAGTTGCAGCTTCTGTCCAGGCAAAGAACGTTATTTATATCGTTCCCGATGGCTATGGGCCTGCGTCGCAGAACATGGCCCGCGACCTTATGTCTCTGGTTGATAGTGGCACGACTGGCAGCAACCCGAagattgatgagcttccAGTGGACGACCTG GCTATCGGACGTGTCAGAACCCACTCCGCCAACAACATGATCACCGACTCGGCTGCTTCTGGAACCGCGTATGCTGCCGGACACAAGTCCTACAACGGTGCCATCTCTGTCACACCCGATGGCCAGCCTGTAGGTTCCATCCTCGAGGCCGCTAAGCTTGGAGGCATGAAAACTGGTCTCGTGTCCACGACATACATCAGCGATGCCACCCCCGGAG TCTATGCCGCTCACGCCGCCAACCGTGGATCTATGCCCCTGATCGCAGAGCAACAGCTCGGCTATAGTCATCCACTCGGCCTCATGGTCGATCTGCTTCTCGGTGGCGGACGTTGCAACTTCTCGCCAAACAGCACAGAGGGATCCTGCCGTACGGACGATTTCGACCTACTGACCTACGCAGAGGAGCAGGGCTTCACCGTCGCCACGAGCCGCGAAGAGTTCAATGCTCTTGGGAAGGGTCAGGGTCAGGCAGATCTACCATTTCTGGGTCTTTTCAGCGATGGCAA CATGCGCTACGAAATGGATCGTCGCGTCATCCAGGACGAACCTTCCTTGCTTGAGATGGCCGAGACAGCCGTGAATGCTCTCCACCGCGCCACTCGTCGCCGGAACaagggcttcttcctcatgaTCGAGGCCGCCCGAATCGATCACGCCGGGCACGACAACGACCCAGCCAACCACGCCTTCGAGACTGTCATGTACAACAACGTAGTAGCCTGGGTGCGAGACTGGATCGACCAACACCCAGACACGATCATGTTGTCTGCCGCCGACCACGAAACCGGCGGCCTGACCCTGAACGGCTACGATCCGCTCCCTCTACGCAATGCCACCCACTCGCGTGCCTACCTCCAGTCCGTCTGGGACAACGACCGCCCGGCCGACGTCGACGAGCGGGACTTCCTTGTCTCCGAGATTCTCCCCGCTTACGGACTCGAGAACGTCGAAGACGCGGACATCCAAACCATCCTCGACGCAGACAGTATCGGGGCCGGCATCGCCGCCCTTATGTCCTCTCGCGCCGGCGTTGACTGGTCGACGGGAGGCCACACCTCTGTCGACGTCACTCTGCATGGTTATGCCGCTGGTCGGAAGCGCCAGGCCCTGAAGGCGGACCTCGCCGGAGGTTGGGATAACACTGAGCTCCCTCGCTACATTGAAGAGGTTCTCGGTCTCGATATGGACGCCGTTACCGAGCGGCTGCGCAAGGCCGCTGAGGAAGACTCGTCGTGGCTGGGCCCGCGCGAGCTAGCTCGTCGTGACCTCGGGGGTTGCGATCACTACCACTAG